Part of the Arvicanthis niloticus isolate mArvNil1 chromosome 2, mArvNil1.pat.X, whole genome shotgun sequence genome, TCTGAGGGTGTTTTCAGGGAGAATTAGGGCATGGGGGCTCTGTACTAATCCGGGATCTATTGATGGGTCTACAACACAAAGGCCTTGTTGGAAGGAGGTACAAAGTTAGGAGATGAGGCCCAGCTGGAGGAAGCAATCACTGGGGGTGGTGGGCTGTACGTAGCCCTGGCCCCTTCCTGTAGTCCACTTCTCTGCTTTCTTGTACCTCATGTCTCCACATCTGTCTGCCAGACTCCTAGGCATACCCAGGGATGATGACTCTGAATCAAGCAAATATAGACAGAAATCCCAGGACCGACAGACCCCTCCCACCTGACTATTCCAAGAATATTCCCCCCTCCCCCGGTGCACTTACATCATATTTGACTGTGAGTGTGATTGGGACAGTGGGTAACTTCTGAGCCCAGGCTACAGCTGCTTGTGCCAAGAGGAAGGCCCCATAGTCTGAGGCCACTGTCACAGCTGTGGCTACTAGGAGCAGTGCCAGGAGCCCCAGCCTTAGGAGACAACTCAGCAGCTCTTCCTGTGACAGCTTAGGCTGGGCTGTTTGGAGCAGCCACGGAGGCGGAGAGGTCAGCAGACGTGTGGCACCAGCCTGGGCCAGCTGCCGAACCAGCTGCCGAGTCGCATAGATATTGTCGAAGCGCAGGTCAGTGAGGTAGCGGTGAAGGTACCAGGCCGATTCGCCCAGGAGGCCCAGCAGGAACAACCCGGCGACCACCCGCTGCGTGCCCAGTGCTGCCTGAGCCAGGAACTCCAGGCCAGAGAAGTCTTCCAGGATCTGCTGAGCGACCGTGCGCATGTGAAGGCGAAAGGCTGAGCCATTGCCCTCGGCCTCAAATGTCAGGCTCCGGCTGACTGCTTGGCCGGCTGGGCCCAGTTCCTTGGCTGCCTGGTGCAACTGGTAAGTGGTATTAAGCAGACTCTCCAAAGAGCCCTCAGTAACACAGCTCAGCACTCGCCCAGCTGCACGTACATTAGCTAAGACGTTTGGCACCACAGCGACAGCCAGGTTGGCTGCACTGTAGGACAGGAGCAAGCGGCGACCCTGCTCGGAGCCCAGGGTAGGCACACTGAGTGCAAACAGGCAGCGGATGGGGGGCACCAGGCCCAGGCTCAGGAAGACGAAGAGACCACAGAGAGCGGTCACCAAGGCAGGGGGTCCCAGAGGATAAAGCTGCAAAGAGACCAGCCAGTGATGAAGCAGGCCGGCGGTAAGACTGGCCAAGGAAACACATAGGAGAAGCTGGGTCAGTAGTTCCTTCCAGCTGGCTGGGACAGGCTGGGAGAAGGCGTTCCAGGCAGCCTGCAGTGGAACAGCTGCCTTGCAGATCCCCAAGCGCCAGAACTTCCACCTGTATACAACGAAATACGGGAGCCATCTGTCAAGAAGGTGTGTTCATCCTCTATCCCACCAACCAGGCTGCTACTAGACTCCTCGCATAGCCGCTGGAACCCGCACACTTTCCAGATGGACCAATCAGAGGTACTTCAtctatgggggggagggggggaggggaggataaCGCGAACCGAACCAATCACAGCCTTCCCCAGGAAGTCTTTACAGGGTTGTCAGTCAACAGCCCAAAGTCTGTGGAATACTTGAGCATGTGGGGCTAAGTATCTGGACGGATGCCATGATTGCAGGTTGGGGAGCAGCAGGTAAACTGTGGAGAGAGAGTGAACCTGgatgaaataaagaatgtagcaagagccaggcggtggtggcgcacgcctttactctcagcacttgggaggcagaggcagatggatttctgagttcgaggccagcctggtctacagagtgagttccaggacagccagggctacacagagaaaccctgtcaagaaagaaagaaagaaagaaaaaaagaaagaaagaaagaaagaaagaaagaaagaaagaagaaaagaaagagtgtagcaagagagtgaggaggcataatttcacacacactcacacccatacGCACAGTCTGTGTACCTCACTGTTAGGCCTGTTCACGTTCTTCCTTAGAGCCCAGTGTCCCCGCCCATCATTTACAGACAAGGAGACTGCCCAGTTGGCCTCTTGGGACCTTTGCTTGTCAACCGGCCTCAAATTAGTCATCAAACTAACGTTTGcttgttgattgattgattgattgattgatgattgattgattgattgattgtgtctTACACATTTATGCCTACATGCTAACATCTTTCATTCTCCACCTCaatttttctattacattttcattttgtgggTTCATGCTTGCATGcccctctgtatatgtgtgtgtgtgtgtgtgtgtgtgtgtgtatgtatgtgtgtgtgtatttgtctgtgtgtgtgtgtgtgtgtgtgtgtgtgtgtgtgtagaagtcagaggacaactcgcaAGAGTCACCGGATGAGCTACCTCTAGGATctgcttctctcctttcatcacGTGGGCCCTAAGGATTGAACTCGGGTTGCTGCCCTTGCTATCGGGTACTCTTATACTGACTGAGATGTCTCACGGGCCTTGTGTTCACCAatttgactagactggctggc contains:
- the Ocstamp gene encoding LOW QUALITY PROTEIN: osteoclast stimulatory transmembrane protein (The sequence of the model RefSeq protein was modified relative to this genomic sequence to represent the inferred CDS: inserted 4 bases in 2 codons); amino-acid sequence: MRNSRGATEHLIGLGWKFWRLGICKAAVPLQAAWNAFSQPVPASWKELLTQLLLCVSLASLTAGLLHHWLVSLQLYPLGPPALVTALCGLFVFLSLGLVPPIRCLFALSVPTLGSEQGRRLLLSYSAANLAVAVVPNVLANVRAAGRVLSCVTEGSLESLLNTTYQLHQAAKELGPAGQAVSRSLTFEAEGNGSAFRLHMRTVAQQILEDFSGLEFLAQAALGTQRVVAGLFLLGLLGESAWYLHRYLTDLRFDNIYATRQLVRQLAQAGATRLLTSPPPWLLQTAQPKLSQEELLSCLLRLGLLALLLVATAVTVASDYGAFLLAQAAVAWAQKLPTVPITLTVKYDASYKVLDFILFVLNQPPVESVFASVQRSFQWELRFTSQDCHLPQAQPPRVTAALVAGALQLLAGATLVLQAYAWRLRHAIAASFFPAQEARRLSHLQARLQRRLDRSDXTWTDTRALWAPGDPESLDRGQGLWSHMDLSHMTPFRPPXMTLSRSLNVWELQFLYLHNDRTWRQ